One genomic segment of Nitrososphaera sp. includes these proteins:
- a CDS encoding uracil-DNA glycosylase codes for MSAGQSDSIEKVAGEVKGCPLCKLSRTRTNAVPGEGVPLAKIMFVGEAPGKNEDAKGRPFVGAAGKLLDSALDKAGLKRSEVFITNVVKCRPPENRIPQDDELEACRPYLERQISLINPRIICILGRTAFSSLLGGGSITASRGKIITSKGRKYFLTIHPAAAIYNRSLKSVLERDIQTLATHAGIPSRNSPDHSLEEFA; via the coding sequence TTGTCTGCTGGACAGTCGGATTCGATTGAAAAAGTAGCCGGGGAGGTCAAGGGCTGCCCATTGTGCAAACTTTCAAGAACTCGCACAAACGCGGTTCCCGGCGAGGGAGTACCTTTGGCAAAGATTATGTTTGTGGGCGAAGCGCCCGGGAAAAACGAGGATGCAAAGGGCAGGCCTTTTGTCGGCGCTGCTGGAAAACTTTTAGATTCCGCTCTCGACAAGGCAGGCCTGAAACGTTCAGAAGTTTTCATTACAAACGTCGTAAAATGCAGGCCCCCGGAGAACCGGATTCCGCAGGACGACGAGCTTGAAGCATGCAGGCCGTATCTCGAAAGGCAGATTTCGCTCATAAACCCCCGCATCATTTGCATACTTGGCAGGACAGCATTTTCCTCATTGCTAGGCGGCGGATCGATAACCGCAAGCCGGGGAAAAATAATAACATCAAAGGGCCGCAAATACTTTCTGACGATTCATCCGGCGGCAGCTATTTACAACAGGAGCCTGAAATCAGTCCTGGAGCGCGACATCCAGACTCTTGCGACGCATGCAGGAATTCCCAGCCGCAACTCACCGGACCATTCACTTGAAGAATTCGCATAA
- a CDS encoding transglutaminase-like domain-containing protein — MEGGADSGSWLADWEDTVVSKIRTRDDPFSLAEYALHLSRILAYPGLDVQGYLDRIEEVRNRVLAALKKSPTSPARPTFVIEKLNEQMFQVERFSPNTEDYYNPLNSYLNVVLEKKKGIPITLCVIYLRLANSVNLPMVPVSFPAHFLVKHVMQGENGEIIVDPFNGGRIMDDYSLKTLLEQSFPHQNIPLTKSFVEAATSAQVITRMLNNLKASYSEVSDIGRYERANEMILALDRYNPDAIRDRGVLLYKSGNATEALNSLNSYLEIDPEAADADEVLELIRQIRQELK; from the coding sequence TTGGAAGGGGGGGCTGATTCCGGCTCTTGGCTTGCTGATTGGGAAGACACCGTGGTCAGCAAAATTCGAACCAGGGATGACCCCTTCTCTCTTGCCGAATACGCACTTCATCTCTCTAGAATCCTCGCTTATCCGGGGCTTGACGTTCAGGGTTATCTCGACAGGATTGAAGAGGTGCGGAATCGGGTGCTCGCCGCTTTGAAGAAGAGCCCCACGTCGCCTGCGCGGCCAACTTTTGTGATAGAGAAACTAAACGAGCAGATGTTTCAGGTCGAAAGATTCTCGCCCAACACCGAGGATTATTACAATCCCCTGAACAGCTACCTCAACGTGGTGCTTGAGAAGAAAAAAGGCATTCCGATAACGCTCTGCGTAATTTACCTGAGGCTTGCTAACTCGGTGAATCTTCCAATGGTACCGGTCAGTTTTCCCGCGCATTTCCTCGTAAAGCATGTAATGCAGGGAGAAAACGGCGAAATAATTGTAGACCCGTTTAACGGGGGCAGGATAATGGACGATTACTCGCTCAAAACACTGCTGGAGCAGTCGTTTCCACATCAGAATATCCCACTTACAAAATCCTTTGTCGAAGCCGCCACCAGCGCCCAGGTTATCACTAGGATGCTAAATAACCTGAAGGCAAGCTATTCGGAGGTCAGCGACATTGGCAGGTACGAGCGAGCAAACGAAATGATTCTAGCCCTAGATCGGTATAACCCCGACGCGATAAGAGACAGAGGAGTACTTCTCTACAAAAGCGGCAATGCGACAGAGGCTTTGAATTCCCTGAACTCGTACCTTGAAATCGATCCTGAAGCTGCTGATGCGGACGAGGTGTTGGAGCTTATACGGCAAATACGGCAGGAACTCAAGTGA